The genomic DNA CAAATCTGTTCTGAGCAGTATCCAATTTTTTCAACTGATAAAGGTTTCCAATAGATTGGGGAATAAAACCACTGAAATTGTTAGCACCAAGATACAAATATTGAAGTTGTGATAAGTCCCCCAACGCTGCAGGAATTCCCCCTTCAAACTTGTTATAGCTGATATGAAGAACCTTTAATCGGCGCAAGAGACATACCTCTGTAGGAAACTGACCACCGAAGCTATTATTTTTTAGGTCAAGTATAACAAGAAAAGACAGATTCCCCAAGTTTGGAGAAACGGTACCTTTAAAACTCATGTTTTGGAGAATCAAACTATGGACTCTTTCGTGTCGCTCATCACAAGTGACACCAACCCAACTGCATACAGAAGAGGAGGTTGACCAATTATTAGCCAACATATCATAGGGGTCTGAAGTAATTAGTGATTTGAATGCTAAAAGTGCAGATTGATCTGTTGTGATGTTTTTTGTATTCGCAGCTAAGCAAGCCACAAAACAATGCAATGATAGCAAAAAAAGTAAGAGACGAGATAATAGAttcaccatttttatttttttgtagtgtGAATGGATGAGAGACGAAGGCAAGGGGCTGATGGGATGATACATATATAGTGGTTCAAAAATGAGTTTCCTAAGcgattattaataatattagcG from Medicago truncatula cultivar Jemalong A17 chromosome 8, MtrunA17r5.0-ANR, whole genome shotgun sequence includes the following:
- the LOC120577336 gene encoding LRR receptor-like serine/threonine-protein kinase EFR, whose product is MVNLLSRLLLFLLSLHCFVACLAANTKNITTDQSALLAFKSLITSDPYDMLANNWSTSSSVCSWVGVTCDERHERVHSLILQNMSFKGTVSPNLGNLSFLVILDLKNNSFGGQFPTEVCLLRRLKVLHISYNKFEGGIPAALGDLSQLQYLYLGANNFSGFIPQSIGNLYQLKKLDTAQNRFAGPIPQSILNLSSLEYIDLSSNYFSGNPNTDIMCHICYIFLVVTLFLMLE